One genomic window of Corallococcus silvisoli includes the following:
- the panC gene encoding pantoate--beta-alanine ligase: MAPHVLRTVPEVKAWVSTLQQEGRSLALVPTMGFLHEGHVSLMREGGRRADVVAASIFVNPTQFGPREDLARYPRDFEGDLGKCASAGVTAVFAPEPAAMYPPGYQTYVDVTEVSQGLCGERRPGHFRGVATIVTQLLSLFRPKVALFGEKDYQQLQVIRALNRDLHLGADIVGMPTVREADGLAMSSRNAYLSAEERQRALALSKGIRAAQALLAAGTRDTGALVEAARRELKAADLREDYVEVRDAGTLSPLGTVAPGQTARMLVAAFSGATRLIDNMPLAG, from the coding sequence ATGGCCCCTCACGTCCTGCGCACGGTGCCGGAAGTGAAGGCCTGGGTGTCCACCCTCCAGCAGGAGGGCCGGAGCCTGGCGCTCGTGCCCACCATGGGCTTCCTTCATGAGGGCCATGTCTCGCTCATGAGGGAGGGCGGCCGTCGCGCGGACGTGGTGGCCGCCTCCATCTTCGTGAACCCCACGCAGTTCGGTCCCCGCGAGGACCTGGCGCGCTACCCGCGCGACTTCGAGGGGGACCTGGGCAAGTGCGCGAGCGCGGGCGTCACCGCCGTGTTCGCGCCCGAGCCCGCGGCGATGTACCCCCCTGGCTACCAGACCTACGTGGACGTCACGGAGGTCAGCCAGGGGCTGTGCGGCGAGCGGCGTCCCGGACACTTCCGGGGCGTCGCCACCATCGTCACGCAGCTCCTGTCGCTCTTCCGCCCGAAGGTGGCGCTCTTCGGGGAGAAGGACTACCAGCAGCTCCAGGTCATCCGCGCGCTCAACCGCGACCTGCACCTGGGGGCGGACATCGTGGGCATGCCCACGGTGCGCGAAGCGGACGGGCTCGCGATGAGCAGCCGCAACGCCTACCTGTCCGCCGAGGAGCGGCAGCGGGCCCTGGCCCTGTCGAAGGGCATCCGGGCGGCGCAGGCCCTGCTCGCCGCTGGCACCCGGGACACGGGGGCCCTGGTGGAGGCCGCCCGCCGCGAATTGAAGGCGGCGGACCTGCGCGAGGACTACGTCGAGGTACGGGACGCGGGGACGCTCTCGCCCCTGGGGACGGTGGCGCCCGGGCAGACGGCGCGCATGTTGGTGGCGGCCTTCTCGGGGGCCACGCGGCTCATCGACAACATGCCCCTGGCCGGTTAG
- the panB gene encoding 3-methyl-2-oxobutanoate hydroxymethyltransferase, with amino-acid sequence MKDKVTIHTLKRLKQSGQKICMVTAYDATFARILDEGGADVLLVGDSLGMVIQGQESTLPVTMDQMVYHSAAVSRGAKRAHVVGDLPFMSYQVSTQEAVRNAGRLVAEGNVGSVKLEGGAEFADTVRAIVRASIPVMGHLGLTPQSVHKMGGYVVQGRDEDAARRMLDDALALEAAGAYALVLEGVPLELARTITQSLKIPTIGIGAGKHCDGQVLVCYDLLGMNPDFKPKFVKRFANLHGNITEAAGTFFSEVRGGSFPDEEHSFKATKGIRLVTPTPVTPDAEAPGEPVEKVGGIYGAPV; translated from the coding sequence GTGAAGGACAAGGTCACCATCCACACGCTGAAGCGCCTGAAGCAGTCCGGTCAGAAGATCTGCATGGTCACCGCGTACGACGCGACGTTCGCGCGCATCCTCGATGAAGGGGGAGCGGACGTGCTGCTGGTCGGTGACTCGCTCGGCATGGTCATCCAGGGCCAGGAGTCCACGCTGCCCGTCACCATGGACCAGATGGTCTACCACTCGGCGGCGGTGAGCCGCGGCGCGAAGCGGGCGCACGTGGTGGGCGACCTGCCGTTCATGAGCTACCAGGTCTCGACGCAGGAGGCGGTGCGCAACGCCGGGCGGCTCGTCGCCGAAGGCAACGTCGGCAGCGTGAAGCTGGAGGGCGGCGCGGAGTTCGCCGACACGGTGCGCGCCATCGTGCGCGCCAGCATCCCCGTCATGGGCCACCTGGGGCTGACGCCTCAGTCGGTGCACAAGATGGGGGGCTACGTGGTTCAGGGCCGCGACGAGGACGCCGCGCGCCGCATGCTGGACGACGCGCTCGCGCTGGAGGCCGCCGGCGCCTACGCGCTGGTGCTGGAGGGCGTGCCGCTGGAGTTGGCGCGCACCATCACGCAGAGCCTGAAGATCCCCACCATCGGCATCGGCGCGGGCAAGCACTGCGATGGACAGGTGCTGGTCTGCTACGACCTGTTGGGCATGAACCCGGACTTCAAGCCGAAGTTCGTCAAGCGCTTCGCCAACCTGCACGGGAACATCACGGAGGCCGCGGGTACGTTCTTCTCCGAAGTGCGCGGGGGCTCGTTCCCGGACGAGGAGCACAGCTTCAAGGCGACCAAGGGCATCCGGCTGGTGACGCCCACGCCGGTGACGCCGGACGCGGAAGCGCCGGGTGAGCCGGTGGAGAAGGTCGGCGGCATCTACGGGGCGCCGGTCTAG
- a CDS encoding deoxynucleoside kinase produces the protein MDHRYIVVEGPIGVGKTSLTNLLTERLGSRRILEVVEENPFLSSFYADRQKFAFQTQVFFLLSRFRQQQELFQQDLFRAVTVSDYLFAKDRIFANLTLASDELALYDRVFEALGPRVPQPDLVIYLQAQLDVLLHRIKKRGREFERKFDAGYLESLTHAYNDFFAHYADTPLLVVNTSDIDFVHNEADREDLMEAIQSAKSGVQHYVPRSSRRG, from the coding sequence ATGGACCACCGCTACATCGTCGTCGAAGGCCCCATCGGCGTGGGCAAGACGAGCCTCACCAACCTCCTCACGGAGCGCCTGGGCAGCCGCCGCATCCTGGAGGTCGTGGAGGAGAACCCCTTCCTCTCCAGCTTCTACGCGGACCGGCAGAAGTTCGCGTTCCAGACGCAGGTGTTCTTCCTGCTGTCGCGCTTCCGCCAGCAGCAGGAGCTCTTCCAGCAGGACCTCTTCCGCGCCGTCACGGTGAGCGACTACCTGTTCGCCAAGGACCGCATCTTCGCCAACCTCACGCTGGCGTCGGACGAGCTGGCCCTCTACGACCGCGTCTTCGAGGCCCTGGGGCCCCGCGTCCCCCAGCCCGACCTGGTCATCTATCTCCAGGCCCAGCTGGACGTGCTGCTGCATCGCATCAAGAAGCGCGGCCGCGAATTCGAGCGCAAGTTCGACGCGGGCTACCTGGAGTCGCTCACGCACGCCTACAACGACTTCTTCGCGCACTACGCGGACACGCCGCTCCTGGTGGTGAACACGTCGGACATCGACTTCGTGCACAACGAAGCGGACCGCGAGGACCTGATGGAGGCCATCCAGTCCGCGAAGTCCGGTGTGCAGCACTACGTCCCCCGGTCCTCCCGGCGGGGCTGA
- the rsmA gene encoding 16S rRNA (adenine(1518)-N(6)/adenine(1519)-N(6))-dimethyltransferase RsmA encodes MESPRDILKRHGLRAKHSWGQNFLGDPDALQSIADALALREGEPVVELGPGLGHLTRFLAATGARVTAVERDRDMVAVLEKEAIPGVRVVPGNAATVDFAQVAGAPDIALVGNLPYHLTSPILFQVLAQRAHISRAVFTLQKEVVVRLAAEPGNRDYGLLTVLLGLHFDVEQVLTLEAWRFHPPPKVDSAVLRLTRLSKPRAPLVDEARFTRLVKAGFAQRRKTLINSLKSDKGLAPPEVLLAALQTAGVDPGRRAETLAPEEFAAIERALGPVAATTPPPPDAPEDAEGDGAE; translated from the coding sequence GTGGAATCGCCGCGCGACATCCTCAAGCGCCACGGACTGCGCGCCAAGCACAGCTGGGGCCAGAACTTCCTCGGAGATCCGGACGCGCTCCAGTCCATCGCGGACGCGCTCGCGCTGCGCGAGGGCGAGCCCGTGGTGGAGCTGGGCCCGGGCCTGGGCCACCTCACGCGCTTCCTGGCCGCCACCGGCGCGCGCGTCACCGCCGTGGAGCGCGACCGCGACATGGTGGCCGTGCTGGAGAAGGAGGCCATCCCCGGCGTGCGCGTGGTGCCCGGCAACGCCGCCACGGTCGACTTCGCGCAGGTGGCCGGCGCGCCCGACATCGCCCTGGTGGGCAACCTGCCGTACCACCTCACCAGCCCCATCCTCTTCCAGGTGCTCGCGCAGCGCGCCCACATCTCGCGCGCCGTCTTCACCCTCCAGAAGGAGGTGGTGGTGCGGCTGGCCGCCGAGCCTGGCAACCGCGACTACGGGTTGCTCACGGTGCTGCTCGGCCTGCACTTCGACGTGGAGCAGGTGCTCACGCTGGAGGCGTGGCGCTTCCACCCGCCCCCGAAGGTGGACTCCGCAGTGCTGCGCCTGACGCGGCTCTCGAAGCCCCGCGCGCCGCTGGTGGACGAGGCCCGCTTCACCCGGCTGGTGAAGGCCGGCTTCGCCCAGCGCCGCAAGACGCTCATCAACTCGCTCAAGTCCGACAAGGGGCTCGCGCCGCCCGAGGTGTTGCTCGCCGCGCTCCAGACGGCGGGCGTCGATCCGGGCCGCCGCGCGGAGACGCTGGCCCCCGAGGAGTTCGCCGCCATCGAGCGCGCCCTGGGGCCCGTCGCCGCCACGACGCCTCCGCCTCCCGACGCGCCGGAAGACGCCGAAGGGGACGGCGCGGAGTAG
- the tsaD gene encoding tRNA (adenosine(37)-N6)-threonylcarbamoyltransferase complex transferase subunit TsaD — protein MLVLGLETSCDETAAAVVEDGRRVLSDVVSTQVDIHRRWGGVVPELASRNHIVQVMPVVHEALTRAGKTLDDIDLLAVTSGPGLIGALLVGLQVAKGLSLATGKPFVGANHLEGHLLAIRLLEDAPAPPFLGLVVSGGHTSLYEVRDYGNYRLIGRTRDDAAGEAYDKTARILGLPYPGGQPIDELAQKGDPEAIRFPRALPGDNFDVSFSGLKTAVLHHVQKHGVPEGQALHDLCASFQEAVADVLSKKLVAAARRLGHTQLVLCGGVAANSRLRALCKARAEERGLRMFLPPVRLCTDNGAMIAVAGYEAWRRGLRGDFRLAADPAWRME, from the coding sequence TCGGACGTCGTCTCCACGCAGGTGGACATCCATCGCCGCTGGGGCGGCGTCGTGCCGGAGCTGGCCAGCCGCAATCACATCGTCCAGGTGATGCCGGTGGTCCACGAAGCCCTCACCCGCGCGGGCAAGACGCTGGACGACATCGACCTGCTGGCCGTCACGTCCGGCCCCGGCCTCATCGGCGCGCTGCTCGTGGGGCTCCAGGTGGCCAAGGGCCTGAGCCTCGCCACCGGAAAGCCCTTCGTCGGCGCCAACCACCTGGAAGGGCACCTGCTCGCCATCCGGCTGCTGGAGGACGCGCCCGCGCCGCCGTTCCTGGGGCTCGTCGTCTCCGGCGGCCACACCAGCCTCTACGAGGTGCGCGACTACGGGAACTACCGCCTCATCGGCCGCACGCGCGACGACGCCGCCGGGGAGGCCTACGACAAGACCGCGCGCATCCTCGGCCTGCCGTACCCGGGCGGACAGCCCATCGACGAGCTGGCCCAGAAGGGCGACCCGGAGGCCATCCGCTTCCCTCGCGCGCTGCCGGGCGACAACTTCGACGTGTCCTTCTCCGGCCTGAAGACGGCGGTGCTCCACCACGTCCAGAAGCACGGCGTGCCGGAGGGGCAGGCACTTCACGACCTGTGCGCGTCCTTCCAGGAGGCGGTGGCGGACGTGCTGTCGAAGAAGCTGGTCGCGGCGGCGCGGAGGCTGGGCCACACGCAGCTCGTGCTGTGCGGCGGCGTGGCGGCGAACTCGCGGCTGAGGGCCCTGTGCAAGGCCCGCGCGGAGGAGCGCGGCCTGCGCATGTTCCTGCCCCCGGTGCGCCTGTGCACGGACAATGGCGCGATGATCGCCGTCGCGGGGTATGAAGCATGGCGCCGCGGCTTGCGCGGTGACTTCCGCCTCGCGGCCGACCCCGCCTGGCGCATGGAGTAG